Within Stigmatella aurantiaca, the genomic segment GTCCTCCACATTGCCGTGGTCGCTACAGATGAGGATCCGGGCATCCTCCGGGCGGGTGGCGATCACCGCCCGGGCGAACTGGTCGAAGGTGTCCAGTGCTTCCAGGGCCGCGCCGAAGTCCTGGGCGTGTCCGGCCTCGTCCGCCAGGTAGTGCTCGAAGAAGGTGAAGTCCATGCCCTCGGCCACCCGCCAGAAGATGCGCGCGGCCTCCTCGGGCGTGCGCTGGGGCACGGAGAAGCCCCGGTGCTGGGCCCGCAGGCCGGTGATGTCGTGGGAGAGCCCCGCGCCCCCCCGGGCATCGTCCAGGGTGCGCAGGGGGACCTTCGCGGCGGCGAAGGCCAGGGTGGAGGCGGAGGCCTTCAGGCGGCGCAGCGTGGCGGGGGGGAAGGTGAACTCGGCGGGCTCGGCGGAGGCGCGGCGGGGCAGCTTCAGGGCGTCCAGGTAGGCGACAGGGTAGGTGTTGGCGAAGGTGGCCGAGCGTCCCGCGGCCACCAGGCGCTTCACCAGGGAGCGCTCGGCGAGCAGCGCCTGGAGGGGGGGATTGGGGTAGCCCAGCACGTGGCGCTGGATGAGGGCAGGGGCCGGGTCCCCCGTGAGGATGGCGGTCTGGTTGGAGGCCGACTGGGGGCGGCCTTCCACGCCAAACGTGGTGTCCACGGGGTGGTAGTGTCCACTCCCCGGGAGGGGGAGCCCGGACCCCTCGCCGAACCGGGAGAGCAGGTGCTCCCTCCGGGCCAGCGGGTTGACGGAGGGGTCCTTCCGGCCCACCCCCACACCATCGATGAAGAGGAGCGCGACGCGCACGGCCTCTGACTGTATCCTCGAATTCCCCGCTTCCGTCATCTATGGCCATCCAAGGCGATCTCTTTAGCTACCCCCTTCCTGAACTCCTCCAATGGCTGGACGGCTCCCGCAAGACGGGAACGTTGCAGCTCTCGTGGGAGGCGGGCGAGCGCAAGCTCTTTGTCCTCTCCGGCCAGGTGACCGCCATGTCCAGTGCCGGCCTGCGCGAGCGCGTGGCGCGGCTCTCGGAGCTGGCCCGGCTGTGCCGGGGCAACCGGGTGCTCGCGGCCTTCGACGAGCTGCAGCGCGACCCGGACGTGGAGGACGCCTTCCTGCGGCACGGCGTGGACGTGCGGATGGTGCGGGAGATGGGCCGCGAGGAGCTGGTCAGCTCGGTGATGGACCTGACCATGGCGGGCCGGGGCACCTTCCACTGGACGGAGGATGGGGACCGGACGGGCGAGGACTGGCTCCCCTCGGACATGAGCCTCCGGGAGCTGCTCTTCGAGTCGCTGCGGTGGGTGGACGAGCACGCGGACGTGGAGCGGGCGCTGCCCATCGACGCGATGAGCGTGCGCGCCCTGGCGCCGCCCAGCGCCAGCCAGCCGTTCCTGCACCGGGCCCTGCTCACGCTGTGCGCCCAGCCACAGAACCTGGGGCGGCTGCGGCTGTCCATGGGCGTGTCGCGCTCGGCGCTGACCCGGCGCGTGTACGACTTGCTGCGGCTGAAGCTGGTGGAGGTGGAGGGGGCGCCCCACGTGGAGGCCGACCCCGTGGCGGAGATGCTGGAGAAGGGCGCTGTGCTGGTGCGCGAGGGGCAGTTCGACGCGGCGGGCATCATCTGCGCCTCGCTGTTGTCGAGCGACCCGGCGGACCGGCGCGTGCGCGAGTTCGCGCGCATGGTGCAGCGCGAGCACGTGGCGGCGCTCTATGGCGAGCTGTCCCCGGTGGCCGTGCCCGTCATGGTGCATGACCCCGGGGCGATGACGCTGCTCAAGCCCGAGGAGCGGCAGATCGCCGGCCTCGTCAACGGGCACTGGGACGTCTCGACGCTGGTGCTGGCGGTGCCCGCGCGCGAGCTGGACACCCTGCGCACCCTGGCGAAGCTCACGCGCATGGGGCTGCTCCAGCTCACCGTGCCCGGGCGCTGAAGCCCTGTCCGCGCGCCCGGCTATGCCGTCTCTGGCAGCCGGGCGTCGTTGAGCCGGGTGAAGACCTGCATCAGGAAGTAGAGGGCGAAGGCCGCGTCATCCACGCGCAGCGTCTCCACGCGCTTGGAGAGCCCCTGGAGCTTCAGCAGGTCCGCGCCATCCGTGCGCAGCAGGAAGCCCTGCTGGGCGAGCGTTCCCTCGCCGGCGTAGGCCAGGGCGCGCCGGACGGCGTCCATGCACGAGGCCACGCAGGTGCCGTACTGGCCGCTGGCGAAGGCGGCCTCGGCGGCCCGGGCGTAGTCGAACAAGTCCCCGGGGGCCAGGGCGCTCGCGGGGCCCAGGGTGCGCTGGCCCGCCGGGGTGGGCGCCGGGGCCGTCAGCGGCGCCGGGGTCTCCACCCGGGGCGCCTGGGCCGTGGCGGCCTGGGCGGGGTTCTGGCGGGGCATGAGCGAGGGCGGATGGGCGGGGAGGCCGGTGTGGGACGGGGGGCGGGGCAGGTGCTGGCTCAGCCGGGCCTCCAGGCCCGCGCCCGGGTTCTCCACGGGCGGCGCGGTGGGGCGGGGCGAGGGGACGATGCGCTTGGCCCGCAGGTCCTTGATGACCAGCCGGGTGATGGACTTGAGCGTGTCGAGGACGCCCTGGCCGCTGGTGGCGGCGGTCTCGTACTCGGGCACCCCGCGGGTGTTGAGCACCGCGCGCAGCTGCTCCACGGGCAGCGTCTTCTCGATGTCCCGCTTGTTCCACTGCATCACCAACGGGAAGCGGTCCAGGCGGACGCCCTGCTCCAGCAGGTTCTCCTCCAGGTTCTGGAGCGACTCGCGGTTGGAGTCCAGGGCCTCGGGCTGCGAGTCGGCGACGAACACCACGCCGTCGGCGCCCTGGAGCACCAGCTTGCGGGTGGCGTTGTAGAAGACCTGGCCCGGCACGGTGTAGAGCGCCAACCGGACCGAGCAGTCGTTGACGCGCTCCACCTTCACGGGGAGGAAGTCGAAGAAGAGCGTCCGGTCCCCTTCGGTGGCGATGGACATCATCTCGCCCCGGTGCGCTGGCCGGATCGTCTCGTAGATCTTGCGCAAGGTCGTCGTCTTGCCGGAGAGACCCGGACCATAGAAGACGATCTTGGCGGCCACTTCGCGGGCCATCAGGTTCACGCTGCTCACGGTGTCAGCTTACCTAGAACGACTTGGCGCCTCGCGCCAGTCGCGGACGGTACATTCGCGGCGGTTCCCGAGAGGTACTCGGCCGCCAACAGGGCGAAACAGGCTGCTTCCTTCGCGCCTTCGGGGAAGCCCAGCGTGTCCAGGAGGCGCACGGGCAGGGGGGCCAGCCGCTCGGTGAACCGGCCCATCAGGTAGGGATTCCGCGTGCCACCTCCCGAGACGTACACGGCCTCCAGGCTCCCGAAGCGGGGCAGGACGTGCACCTCGTAGGCCCGGGCCATGGACTCGACGGTGAAGGTGAGCGCCGTGGCCATCAAGTCGTAGGGGCGCGAGGCGCCCCGCTCCCAGAGCCGCTCCAGCAGCGCGCCGCCGAAGCCCTCCCGCCCCGCGCTGCGCGGCGGGGGCTGGGCGAAGAACGGCAGGGTGAGCAGCTCCTCCAGCAGCTCCGGGAGGACCTGGCCGCGCCGCGAGAGCTGGCCGTCGAGGTCGCACGCGAGCTGGCCCTGGGTGATGCGCCGGGCCAGCCCGTCCAGCAGCATGTTGCCGGGCCCGGTGTCGAAGGCGAGGGTGTCCTCCAGCCGGTCTCCCACGACGGCCAGGTTGGCGATGCCCCCGATGTTCTGGAACGCCCGGGCGGTGCCCGCTTTCCGGAAGATGGCCCAGTCGAGGTAGGGGATGAGCGGCGCGCCCTCGCCCCCCGCGGCCATGTCCCGGGTGCGGAAGTCACTCACCACGGGGATGCCCGTGCGCTCGGCGATGACGGCGGCCTCGCCGAGCTGGAGTGTGGAGGGGACGGGGGAGAGGCTCGCGGGGAGGTGGGCCACCGTCTGCCCGTGGGAGCCGATGACGTGGATGTCCCGGGGCGAGAGGCCCGCGTGGGCGATGACGTCCAGGGCGGCCGAGGCGAAGCGCTCGCCCAGCTCGAAGTTGAGCGCGCAGAGCGTCCGGGCGTCGTTGGCCGCGAGCACCCGCTGGGTGAAGGCGGGGGGAAAGGGGTGGGACACGTGGGACACCAGCTCCAGCGTCACCTGGGCGCCGGTGCCCTCCACGCGGCAGAGCGCGGCCTCCGCCGCGTCCACGCTGGTCCCGGACAGCAGCCCGATGCACAGCCGCGAGGACGGAGCCGAAGGCCCGGAAGCGCGAGAGCTCATGCCCCGGAGTCTATGCCCTGGGCGCTTTCTCTAGGAGGGGGGAGGGGCTGGCCAGGCGTTCAGTGGGCCCCTTCCCCTCTGGGGGCAGGGGGCGGGGTGGGGGCCGCCAGCGGCTCCACGCGGACGAGGAAGGACTCCTTCCACCGCAGCTTCGACTTCAAGGTGTCCTCGCGGAGCCAGTACGCCAGGGGGGTGGGGGCGCCACTGCGCAGGCCCATGAGCGGAATGCCCTGGTTCTGCACGTAGGGGTTCGCGGAGAGCTGGGGGAACGGGTAGGGATCGTTGACGAGGTACCAGGTGGTGGCCTGGGTCTTCAGGGCGCCGGTGATCAGCGCGAGGTGCAGGGGCGGAAAGAAGCTGTTCAGTCCCGGCTCCGTCACGGCGGAGGGGGCGCCGGGGTTGAGGCCCACGAGGACGGGGTTGCCTTGCTCCAGCTCGCGCCGCACCTCGCCCGAGTCGAGCACGGGGGCGGCGGCGGCGAAGAGGCGCGGCGGCTGGCGGCTGGGGGTGGTGCGCTTGCGCGGGAAGTCCGTCAGCATGCCCAGGACTTCGTACGTGCTTCCACCGGCCATGGACTTGCAGAAGTTGCAGTTCGAATTGCACTCGAACCGGGGGTTGCCCGCGAACAGCGTGCGGACAATGGTGCACTGCGTGGGAAAGCCGGGCGGATCCCCCGCGCCAAGCACGCCGTAATGGCGGAAGAGCATCTCCCCGATGGAGAGCCAGCTCCACGCGGGCCGGGTCTGGAACGTGGGCGGAATGGGCAGCTTCTTGAGCTGGACGTCCGGCTCGCGCTGAAGCTCCGCGGTGCAGGACACGGGGCCCTGCGTCAGGGTGGCCTTCCAGGTGGAGCCCTCGAGGGGGCCCGCGAGTTCGGCCTGGTAATGGTGGGGGACGCTCGCGGTGAGGCGCAGCGAGTTCTCCTCCACCGAGAGGGTCTTGAGCTGCGCCGAGAGCCCTTGCTGCGGCGAGCCCATGAAGCCTTCGAGGCCCTCCGCGCCCTGGGTGATGAACACCGTCAACGGGAAGGGTGGGGGCGTCTGCCCGGGGGCGGAGGCCTGGGGTGGGCAGGTCACGGGACCCTCCCAGAGGCCCTCCACCGGAGGAGACGCGGCCAACCAGGCGGTCATGGAGAGGGAAAGGAGAATGCTCATCGGCGGGACTCCGGAAGCCTGATTCAGTCGAGGAAGCGCCGTTCCCACTTTTGGCGCACCTCTTCGGGAAAGTATGCCCAAGGGCCTTGAGTGTGATGCAGCCAGGGCCCCAGCGCGTGTGCCAGTTCTCTGTAGTGAGTCAATGGATGACCGGAGAGCGTGTCGCCCGCTTCCGGCCGAGGGCCCAGGGAGATGGCAACGCTGCCTCCCGCGAGAGGGCGTACCTCCGTATGGGGCGAATGCAGGCGGGATCGAAGTGTATCGGTATCGCCCAGCCGGCCGAGTGCGAGGGGCCCCAGGAAAGTCAGCCAGGCGGGGCCTCTGAGCTGGTGGCCGAGCTGCCAGGAAAGGGAGTCCACGTCGGCGATATCGATGCCAGGATAGCGCAAGCACACACGCGCCAGTTCCTCCTCGGTCTGACGAACACCCCGGAGGGCGTTGAACGAGAGTCCCGCGTGGCCTGAGCTGAAGGGCAGCGCTGTTCCCAGTGCCAAGGCCAGTTCGAGGACACGTGCCGGGCCTTGTGCTTCCAGGAATTCCGTGGGCAGCCAGAATCCAACGGCTGAGACCGCATCCGGCTCAGCGTCTCTCAGCCGGACAAGCTGCTTACCGTAGTACTCGAAACGAAAAGCATGAACGCCCGCAGGGTCATCTACCAGCTCGAAACCGGGCCAACGTCCTTCCAGGATTTCGCGCCGCGTGGCTTCCCACCCGCTGGCATCGAGTCCGCTCCAATCGCCCTGATGGTCATTGAACCAGCCGAGTGCGTGAGTGCCCACGGCATCTAGATAAGTATCCAGCGCGTTGAGCACTTCCTGGCCGATGTCCTTCCTGGCGCGGTGCATGTAGAAGCAAATCTTCAAGCCTTCGCGAATCAGGGGGATTCCCTGGCTTGAGACAATGCGGATCCGGGGCAGGGTGGGCTCACTCATTTCTGTCCTCTCAGGACGCCCCAGCGGGGAGCTACCCGGGCCGGATTTCCTCCAAAGGCCTTTTGGTACATCTGCCATTGAGAGTACTCATGGTATGGATGATGTTCCGGATAGCTGTTCCAGGTGGGCGAGTTGCTGCCTGGGCAGGGGAACTTGAAGTCATAAACATCCAGAACCTCCAGCGGGTTTCCGGTGTGAAGGACGACATCGGGCACGAGGGTGCCCACCAGTTCCTCTCCGCCTGCGCGCAATAGGGCCTTTTCTTGTGAAGGGCTGATGAGCTTCAGCTTTCCCGTGCTGAGGTCAAAACGGTAGCGTGAGTTGAGGCTGAAGCTTCCCGGGATGAGCTGGCTGAGGTGATGCTGAACGCAGTCACGGGCTGCTTGGTGCTTCTCCCTTCCGAGGAGAATGGCACGCTTGAGGGGATTGCCTTGTGCGTCCATGACCTCCTCGGCGCATTGCTGGCGTGACGGGTTGTTTCCCCCCATCAGCCTCTTGTTGACCGCGTAGTCCGCCTCCTGTGCGCATTGATGCAGAATGCCGTCGATCTGGGCTCGCAGCACCTCATCCAGGACCCTCTGGCCCGCAGCCAGAGAGGCGCCTGTTTCAGCGGCCTTTTGGCGGGAGGCTTGGACGGAGGCTGCTCTTTCCATCGCGCCTGGGCATGAGGCAGGGAAACGGAGGCACGCGTTGGTTTCCGAATCGAGCGCCTGGGCGTAGACGGATGGAGGGCGGTGGCGTGCTGTTCCAGTCCCACACGCTCCGAGAAGGAGGCCAAGAACGCAGAGGAACAGGGGCTGTCTCATGCTCGTGGGGTTCCCTCTCAGGCTTCGCCGGCGTCAACCGCCGTTCTTCTGTGCCAGGGCACGCAGGGAAGAGGTTCGCAGCCGCTTGCGGGCCGCTCCGGCCTTGAGCCCCGTGAAGTGCATGGCCAGCGCCACCTTGACCTCTCCGCCCGCGGAGGTCAGCAGCCGCTGGGCCTCAGGCAGCGGGAGCTCTGTCAGCTCCGCCACCATGCGGGCGGCCCGGGCCCGGAGCTTCACGTTTGTCGGCCGCACGTCCACCATCCGGCCCCGGTACACCTTGCCCAGGGAGATGAAGGCCGTGGTCGTCAGCGCGTTGAGGATCAGCTTCGTCGCGGTGCCGGCCTTCAGCCGCGTGGAGCCCGCCACCAGCTCCGGCCCCGTGGGCGCCAGGATCAGGATGTCCGCCGCCGTGCCCCGCTTGGGCGGGTTGCAGCAGACGAGCACCGTGCGGGCCTTGCGCTTCCGGGCCTCTGCCAGGGCGCCCAGCACATAGGGCGTGGAGGCGCTGGCGGAGATGCCGCACACCACGTCCTGGGGACGGATCCGGAAACGGCGCACCGCCTCGGCCCCCGCGCCCGCGTCGTCCTCCGCGCCTTCTACGGCACGGGTCATCGCCCGGCGGCCACCGGCCAGGGCGGTCTGGACTTGGGAAGGAGGGCTGCCGAAGGTGGGGGGACACTCACTGGCGTCCAGCACCCCCAGGCGTCCACTGGTGCCAGCGCCCACGTAGAGCAACCGGCCGCCTGCACGCAACGCGTCCGCAACGGCTCGAGCCGCTTCCGCGATAACGGGAAGGGCGCCACGGACCGCTCGGACGGCTGCCAGGTCTTCTCGATGCAACCGGCGGACGATCTCCTCCGGAGATTGGAGGTCGAGCGCGTCCGCACGGGGATGAAGCCGCTCGGTGGGTGGGAGCGCGGGCGAACCTCGCCGCGGACTTCCCACCTGTGAGCGTCCGCGGCTCAGGCGGCCTTTACCACCTTGCCCGCCTTGATGCAGCGGGTGCAGGCCAGAACGCGCTCCGTGCGGCCCTCGACGCTGGCCCGGATCTTCTGGAGGTTCGGCAGGCTCCGCTTCTTGGTCTTGTTGTTCGCGTGGGAGACGTTGTTCCCCACCAGCGGACGCTTTCCACAGAGGTCGCACTTCCACGCCATGACAGCCAACTCCTTGAAAACAGGGGCGATACAGGCAGGGCCCCGAAAAGAGCGGCGGAACCTACCAGAAATTCTTTGAAAATCCAGCCGATCTGCTTCACCCCTTGAGGGGGTTCTTCTTCTTGAGCATTTCCTGCACCAGCCGGGCAGCGCGCATCCCCGCCAGGAACTCGCCCTCCAGCCCCAAACCCGGCAGCACCTCGCGGCCCGCCAGCAGGATGTTCTTCGCCTGCGTGCGCTGGTTCAAACCCGTGACGCCCAGGAAGGCTTCCGCCTCGAAGGAGTACAGGGGGTGGGGCATCAGCCGACTCCCGCGCACCCCGCCCGCGTCCAGGTAGGGGACCGAGCGCAGCACCCGCTTGCCCTGCGTGAAGGGCATCAGCCCATCCAGGTGCGTGTCGATGCGCTGAGCCACCTTCTGGAGGTGCTCCTCGCCCAGCTCCCGCGCGCTGGCGGGGATGAAGACCCCGGCGCAGACGATGCGCAGCGCCTCGTCCTCCTTGCCGCCGGGCGTGCGTGCCGGGTGCTGCTGGATCAGCATCGCGCCCAGCTCCGCGTCCTCGGTGTCCATGAGCAGCAGCTCGCCCATGCCCCGCGGCAGCGCCTCCACCGGCACCACCCAGTTCACCGTGAACAGCAGCGAGCGGGTGGTGGAGGCGTCCAACTGCTCCAGCAGGCCCCGGTGCCGCTTGCGGTCCGTGACGAGCCGCCGCAAAGCCCCCGAGTCCGTGGCGGCCACCAGACACGAGGCCCGGTACACCACGTCCGAGCGCAGCACCTTCACGCCCTCGAAGCGGGCCCCATCGAAGGTGAGCTCCTCCACGATGAAGCTCTCGGAGTTCTCCCGGCTGAGCACGTCCCCTCCCAGCTCGGTCAGCCGCTTGACGAGCAGCTCCCGCAGGCCCTCCGTGCCGCCCGGGTAGCGCTGGGGCGACTGGAGCGCCTGGGACAGCGGGCGGGTGAGCGCCAGCGGCGCGGAGGACTTGTCCAGGTGGGTGAGGAATGGCTGAAGCGCGCGCAGCAGCGCTCCCGGCGGGGTGTTGCTGGAGATCCGCGGGTGGGCCTCCAGCCCCTCGTGCTGGCGGATGCGCTTGTTGAGCTTCCACGTCTCCAGCATGCCGTCGGGCGGCAGGTTGGGCTGTTCCTTGAAGAACGCGTCGCTGGCCTCGTGCTGGGTGGTGGTCGCCGAGAGCGCCGAGAACAGCCCCTCGGCCGTCTCCCCGAACTCGCGCCCCAGCTCCGCGCGGCGGCGGGTCAGGTCGCCGTGCAGGTCCACCCGGTGGCGCGGGAGGATGAGCTGCAGCTCGGGCACGTGGGAGCGCAGGTTGCGCTGAATCGTGGACGTCAGGCCCAGCTCGGTGAATGCCTCCTCCACCGAGGGCATGGCCTTCAGGGATGGGGTGATGGACGGGGTGTAGGGCAGAATGTAGCCCCCGTGCTCGTAGCCCGTGCCCGTGCCGTCGTGCTCGATGAGCAGCACCCGGTGGCTGCGCCGCGCCAGGAGCGCGGCCGCGAGGGCCCCACCAATCTGGCTGCCCAGGACAATCGCGTCATAGACGTGCCGGGAAGGGCCCGAGGGAAGCTGAAGTCTGGCTGGTTGCGTCGCCATGGGGTGGACACACTACACAACGTCTCAGCGGCTGGCGCCTTTCCCGTCGAGAAGCAGGGCTTCCAACTCGGGCGGGAGCGAGGCGAAATCCGGGGCCGTCCAGTGGGCGCCCGCCTCGCGGAGCAATTCCGGGGGGGTGGTGGAGGTGATGCCCACCGCGAGCATTCCCGCCGCCCGGGCCGCGCGGATGCCGTTCAGGGCATCCTCGAAGACGACACAGGCCGCGGGCTCCACGCCTAAGCCCCGGGCCGCCGCGAGGAAGATGTCCGGCGCGGGCTTGCCGTGGACCACCTCCTCGGCGCCCACCACGCGCGCGAACGTGCTCCGGATGCCCAGGCCGTCGAGTACCAACTGGCGGTTCTCCGTGGGCGAGGCGGTGGCCACGGCGAGCCGGAGGTGCGCGCCCTGGAGACGGGCGATGAAGGCCTCGGCGCCGCGCATGAGCGCCAGGTGCGGGGTGTAGATCGTCCGGTAGTGGATCTCCTTCTCCAGCGAGAGGCGGGCCAGCTCCTCGGCGGGCAGCGGCCGGCCCAGGAGCAGCGGGAGGATCTCCTCGTTCTTCTTACCGGCGAACTCGCGCTCGAAGCGCTCGGCGGTGGCTTCGACGCCCAGCTTCCGGGAGAGGGACACCCAGGCTTCCGAGTGGAAGCGCATGTTGTCGACGAGGGTGCCATCCATGTCGAAGATGACGGCGAGCGGCCGGGGGAAGGCGGTCATCCCCCTTGCTTATCGTGTCTGGCCTGCGCCGGGGAGCTTTCTCACGCGGCGTTGGAAGGCCCTTCCACGGGGGCCGGGGCGGGCTTGAGCAGGGTGACCTTCGGTCCCACGAAGGTGTGCCGCTGCGCCACGATCCAGTAGAGCGCCAGCAGGGCAAGCGCCCCGGCGAAGGTGTAGCCTGCCAGCTCGTTGGGCGGCAGCACGAAGAGCACCGTGATGGTGCCGCACCACACGAGCGCCACCAGGTTGATGGGGGTGGACCAGCGCCCCAAATCCCACGGGCCCCGGTGGGACCAGGTGCCGTTGCGGCGGGCCCGCCACCCCACCCAGATGGGCAGCGCGTAGGAGGCATAGAGCGCCAGGGTGCTCAGCGCCACCATGGCCGCATAGGCGCCGCTCCAGATGGCCACGAGGAACGCGCCCGCCGCGCTGACCCAGACGGCCACGTACGGGCTCTGGAACCGCCCGGACACGCGGGCGAGCTGCGCCGAGGCGGGAAGCCCATTGTCGCGCGCGAACGCGAAGAGCATGCGCGAGTTGGAGGTGATGGAGGAGAGGCCGCAGAACCACATCGCGCCAATCGCCACCCACACCAGCGCCCCGCCCAGCGCCGGGCCCAGCGCGGTGGTCAGCACGTGGATGAAGGGGTTGGGCGCCGCCGCCGCCGAAGGCAGGTCCGTGATGGCCAGCGTCACCGCGGCGAGCAGGCCGTAGCCCACCACAGCGCTCACGGCCACCGAGAGGAAGATGCCCCAGGGGGCGTTGCGCGTGGGGTCCACCGTCTCCTCGGAGACGTGGGCGCTCGCGTCGTAGCCGGTGAAGGTCCACTGGGCCTGCAGCAGGCCGATGAGGAAGCCGTAGAGGTAGACGTGGTTGCCCGTGGTGAACCGGGTGAGCAGGAAGGCCGGGTCCTGCTTGGGCGCGAACGCGACGAGCGCCCCGATGACCACCGCCACGCCGGCCACGTGGTACCAGGCCGACAGGTTGTTGAGCCAGGCCACCGCGCGCACCCCCACGTGGTTGAGCACCGCGTGCGAGGTGAGGATGGCGGCGTACAGGGGCAGCACGGAGCCACGCTCCCGCGGCCAGCCGAGCATGTCCGCGACGAACTCGGCCAGCCCGTAGTCGATGCCCGCGGTGATGGCGAACTGGCCCACGGTGTTGAACCAGGCAGTGAAGAAGCCCACGCGGGGGCCCCCCAGCATCGCGGACCAGTGGTAGAGCGCGCCCGCCGTGGGAAAGGACGAGGCGAGCTGCGCGAGGCTCGCCGCCACTGTGAGCGTCATCACCGAGACCAGGGGCCAGCCAATGCCCATGACGAGCGGGCCACCGAAGTTCAGGCCGTGGCCGTAGAGCGTCACCGCCCCGGTGAGGATGGAAATGATGGAGAAGGAGACGGCGAAGTTGGAGAAGCCCCCCATGTCGCGAAGCAGCTGCTGCCCGTAGCCCAGCCCCTGGAGCTGGGCCGCATCGGCTTCCTTCTGACGCGCCCGATCTTCACTCATAGTCACATCTTAACGTGACGGTCCAAGGCATCGACAACCCCCGGGGGGGCTGACACCCTGCCGCGCATGTGGATGGACAACAGTCTTACGGGAGAGGAGCGCGGGTGAGCCCCCTGCGGCGGTGGGTGTACGCGCTGAAGCCCGCGAGCTGGCCGAAGGTGTTCGTGCCAGCGCTGCTGGGCCAGGCCCTGGGGGCGGCCAGCACGGGCAGGGTGTCGGTGGGCGCGCTGGCCTTTGGCCTGCTGTGGATGATCGCCGATGTCGCCTTCGTCGTGTTGCTCAACGACTGGGGGGATCGCGAGGTGGATGCGCTCAAGCGCCGCATGTTCCCGCGCGGGTGCTCTCCGAAGACCATCCCCGACGGCATCCTTCCCGCCCGGGCCGTGCTCGCGGCGGGCCTCGGGGCCGGGGCGGTGGCGCTGCTCCTCGCGGCGGTGGCGGGAAGGCTCCTGGAGCGCCCCGCGTTGCTGCCGCTGGCGGCGCTGGGGCTGTTCGTGTTCGCCGCTTACACGCTGCCGCCCTTGCGGCTCAATTACCGGGGTGGGGGAGAGCTGCTGGAGATGGTGGGCGTGGGGGGCGTGCTCCCGGTGCTGCATGCCTATGCGCAGGGTGGGGTGTGGCTCCCCCTGGAGCTGAAGCTCGTGATGCCGGGGCTGCTGGCGCTCTGCCTGGCGAGCGCGCTCGCCAGCGGGCTGTCCGACGAGGAGAGTGACCGGGCGGGAGGAAAGCGCACGTTCACCACGCTCCTGGGCAACACGGTGTCCCGCCGTGCCTCCGAGGTTCTGCTGGTGCTGGGCGCGCTGCTCTGGCTCGGGGCCGCGGGGTGGGCCCGGGGCGCCCTGCTCCAGGGAAGCTTGGTGCTCGGTGCGCTGCTCACGCTATTCTTCGCGGCGCGCGTGTGGAGCAAGAGCCCCTCGGCGGTGACGAATGCGTTTGGTGCCCAATCGGCCTACAAGCTGGAGCTGCATCGTGCCATCTGGTGGGGCTCCACCTTGCTGTCCATTCTGGTGCTCGCGGTAGGGCTGGGGGCGCAACGGTGAGCGAGTTGCCGGAAGGCCTGCGCCTCGAGCTGGAGGGGTTGAAGCCCCTGCTGGGGAACTGCGCCTCGCTGGATGCCACGCGGGCCCGGGCGCCCT encodes:
- a CDS encoding NAD(P)-binding protein; amino-acid sequence: MATQPARLQLPSGPSRHVYDAIVLGSQIGGALAAALLARRSHRVLLIEHDGTGTGYEHGGYILPYTPSITPSLKAMPSVEEAFTELGLTSTIQRNLRSHVPELQLILPRHRVDLHGDLTRRRAELGREFGETAEGLFSALSATTTQHEASDAFFKEQPNLPPDGMLETWKLNKRIRQHEGLEAHPRISSNTPPGALLRALQPFLTHLDKSSAPLALTRPLSQALQSPQRYPGGTEGLRELLVKRLTELGGDVLSRENSESFIVEELTFDGARFEGVKVLRSDVVYRASCLVAATDSGALRRLVTDRKRHRGLLEQLDASTTRSLLFTVNWVVPVEALPRGMGELLLMDTEDAELGAMLIQQHPARTPGGKEDEALRIVCAGVFIPASARELGEEHLQKVAQRIDTHLDGLMPFTQGKRVLRSVPYLDAGGVRGSRLMPHPLYSFEAEAFLGVTGLNQRTQAKNILLAGREVLPGLGLEGEFLAGMRAARLVQEMLKKKNPLKG
- a CDS encoding prenyltransferase; its protein translation is MSPLRRWVYALKPASWPKVFVPALLGQALGAASTGRVSVGALAFGLLWMIADVAFVVLLNDWGDREVDALKRRMFPRGCSPKTIPDGILPARAVLAAGLGAGAVALLLAAVAGRLLERPALLPLAALGLFVFAAYTLPPLRLNYRGGGELLEMVGVGGVLPVLHAYAQGGVWLPLELKLVMPGLLALCLASALASGLSDEESDRAGGKRTFTTLLGNTVSRRASEVLLVLGALLWLGAAGWARGALLQGSLVLGALLTLFFAARVWSKSPSAVTNAFGAQSAYKLELHRAIWWGSTLLSILVLAVGLGAQR
- a CDS encoding HAD family hydrolase, coding for MTAFPRPLAVIFDMDGTLVDNMRFHSEAWVSLSRKLGVEATAERFEREFAGKKNEEILPLLLGRPLPAEELARLSLEKEIHYRTIYTPHLALMRGAEAFIARLQGAHLRLAVATASPTENRQLVLDGLGIRSTFARVVGAEEVVHGKPAPDIFLAAARGLGVEPAACVVFEDALNGIRAARAAGMLAVGITSTTPPELLREAGAHWTAPDFASLPPELEALLLDGKGASR
- a CDS encoding amino acid permease, with the translated sequence MSEDRARQKEADAAQLQGLGYGQQLLRDMGGFSNFAVSFSIISILTGAVTLYGHGLNFGGPLVMGIGWPLVSVMTLTVAASLAQLASSFPTAGALYHWSAMLGGPRVGFFTAWFNTVGQFAITAGIDYGLAEFVADMLGWPRERGSVLPLYAAILTSHAVLNHVGVRAVAWLNNLSAWYHVAGVAVVIGALVAFAPKQDPAFLLTRFTTGNHVYLYGFLIGLLQAQWTFTGYDASAHVSEETVDPTRNAPWGIFLSVAVSAVVGYGLLAAVTLAITDLPSAAAAPNPFIHVLTTALGPALGGALVWVAIGAMWFCGLSSITSNSRMLFAFARDNGLPASAQLARVSGRFQSPYVAVWVSAAGAFLVAIWSGAYAAMVALSTLALYASYALPIWVGWRARRNGTWSHRGPWDLGRWSTPINLVALVWCGTITVLFVLPPNELAGYTFAGALALLALYWIVAQRHTFVGPKVTLLKPAPAPVEGPSNAA